A window of Clostridium novyi genomic DNA:
CCTCCAACATGATCCATATGTCCATGAGTAAGTAAAATAAACTTAATTTCTATATTTAATTCATCTATAATATTAGCTAGTCTATCTGCATCTCCACCTGGATCAATTATACATCCTACCATTGTTTCTTCATCTATTAATATATAACAATTTGCTCCATACATCCCTGCTGGAATTCTTTTTATCTTCATACTATTCTCTCCTTTACATTAATTTAAAATATCTTTTTACTATCTATTATTAGTGTAACAGGACCATGATTTTTTATGTCTACAAGCATATGTGCAGCAAATTCTCCTGTTTCAACTTTATCTACTTCTTCCTTGCACATGTTAATGAACTCTAAATAAAGTTTTTTTGCTTCTTCTCCACCTAAAGCCTGCATAAAATTAGGTCTATTTCCTTTTCTACAATCTCCATACAAAGTAAACTGAGAAACAATTAAAAGTTCGCCATTAACATCCTTTAAAGATTTATTCATTTTTCCATTTTCATCTTCAAACACTCTAAGATTTATTATCTTCTTTTTTATATATTTAACATCTTCTATTGTATCTTCTTTAGATATTCCTAAAAGTACATTGAATCCTATGCCAATTTTACCTATAACTTTACCATCTACAGATACACTAGATTCCTTAACTCTTTGAACAATAGCTCTCATAATAAATTACACCTTTTCTAAATTTGTTATATTTAAAAATTAAGTATATAGAACTAATTTTTAGTTCTATATACTGCAATTATACCCCTTAATTTTCTCATTTTTCTCATAACTTCTTTTAGTTTATTAACATCTGATACTCTAAATTTAATAGTTATTATAACCATATCAGCTTTAGCAGGTTGTGCATTTATAGCATATAAGTCAATTTTTGTTTGAATAATAGCTTCCATAAGTTCTGCTAAAAGTCCAGTTCTATCTTCTGCCTTAACTTCAATTTCTGTAATATATTCATTTTTTCTATAATTTTCATTTTCCCAACATACATCCACAATTCTATTAACTTCATTGATAATTAAAGTTTTGACATTTTTACAATCTTGTCTATGTACTGATACTCCTCTTCCTTTTGTTATGTATCCAACTATAGGATCTCCTGGAACAGGATTACAACACTTAGCAAATCTAACCATTACATTATCTATATCTTTTACCTTGATTCCTGGAGATTTACTTTTTTTCTTAATAGCTTGTGATGTTTTTAATTGTTCTCTAATATCCTCTAAGGTTTCATTTTCAGTCTGCTCATTTTTCTCTTGATTCTTTAAATATCCTACTAACTTGTTGATTATAGCTGAAGAAGTAATTCCTCCAATACTAACTGCTACATATAAATCATCTATACTATGAAAATGATATTTTTTAAATAATTTATCTAAGTTATCTCCTTTAGCTACTTTGCCAAAGTTTATTCCTTGACGTTTAGCTTCTTTTTCTACTAGCTCTTTACCTTTTTCAATGTTATCATGTCTTTTTTCTTTTTTAAACCAGGACTTTATTTTAGATTTTGCCTGATTACTCTTAGTCATATTAATCCAACTTATACTAGGTCCTTTTGGTGATTGAGATGTGAGAACTTCTACAATTTCTCCAGTTTTAAGATGATAATCAAGAGGTACTATTTTGCCATTTACTTTTCCTCCTATACATCTATGACCTATATCTGTATGAATTCTATATGCAAAATCTATTGGTGTTGAATCAGATGGAAGGTTTATAACATCTCCTTTTGGAGTAAATACAAATACTTCATCTGAAAACATATCTATTTTAAAATCTTCCATAAATTCTTCTGGATTGGAAGTTTCTCTTTGCCACTCCAATACTTCTCTAAGCCAGGCAAGTTTTGCCTCAAAATCTTTATCTGAATTTTTTAGATTTCCTTCTTTATACTTCCAATGAGCAGCTATACCATACTCTGATGTATTATGCATCTCATACGTCCTTATCTGAATTTCAAAGGGCTTACCTTGTGGTCCTATAACCGTAGAATGAAGTGACTGATACATATTAGGTTTAGGCATAGCTATATAATCTTTAAACCGTCCCGGAATAGGTTTATACATTGTATGTACCATACCCAAAACAGCATAACAGTCTTTAACATCTTCAACTAGTATTCTTACAGCTGTTAAATCAAAAATTTGATCAATAGTTTTATTTTTAATAACCATTTTTCTATATATACTATAAAAATGTTTAGGTCTTCCTTCTATTTCAGACTTTATACCTGCCTCTTCTAGCTTTTCACTTAATTCATGTATTATTCTTTCTATGTATTCTTCTCTTTCTTTTCTTTTTTCAGCTACTTTTCTAACTAAATCATAATATTCATTTGGATTTAAATATCTTAAAGATAAATCTTCAAGTTCCCATTTTATCTTAGATATACCTAATCTATGAGCTAGTGGTGCATAAATATCTAATGTCTCTTTAGCTTTTTCTTTTTGCTTTTCCACAGACATATATTTAAGAGTTCTCATATTATGAAGTCTATCTGCAAGTTTTATCAAAATTACTCTTATATCTTTTGTCATTGCAAGAAGCATTTTTCTTACATTTTCTGACTGTTGTTCTTCTTTTGTTTTAAATTTTATTTTTCCAAGTTTAGTGACACCTTCTACTAAATTTGCAACTTCAATATTAAAATCTTTCTCTACATCTTCATAAGTATAATCTGTATCTTCTATTACATCATGCAATAAACTTGCAGCAATAGTATTCTCATCTAAACCCATTTCCGCAAGTATGCACGCTACCTCAACAGGATGAATAATATATGGTTCTCCTGATATTCTTTTTTGCTCTTTATGGGCATTTTCAGCATAATTATAAGCTTTAATAATTATATCTTTATTTATATTATTACAATTTTCATATATTTTTTGTAATAAATCCTCAAGCATTTAAATTCTCTCCTAAAATCAAAAGCTGGTTTATATAACCAGCTTACATTTTTTATAAACATTATATAATACAGTGTAGAAATTTGCAATAAAAACCTTTTTATATATCGTATTGAACTAATGACATAATATCATAATTACCTATTTTTTCTCTTCCCTTTAAATCTGTAAGTTCAATAACAAAATCTACACTTACAACTTCTCCACCTAATTTTTCTATCATTTCAATAACAGAACCCATAGTTCCTCCGGTTGCAAGCAAATCATCTACTATAGCAACTCTTTGACCTTTTTTAATTGCATCCTTGTGCATTTGTAATACATCACTTCCATATTCTAAATCATATTCAGAACTTATTGTTTCATATGGAAGCTTTCCTTTTTTTCTTACTGGAACAAATCCAGCACCTATAGCATAAGCAACTGGAGCACCAAACAAGAAACCTCTTGCTTCTGGTCCAACTACTATATCTATATTTTTATCTTTTAAGTATTCTGATATAGTATCTACTGTATATTTAAGCGCTTCTTTATCATTTAAAATAGTTGTAACATCTTTGAAACTTATATCTTTCTTTGGAAAATCATTAATTACTCTTATTTTTTCTCTTAAATCCAATTTTTATTCCCCCTATGTTTTCTGTACCTATGTATAATTTACTATATGCTTTTATTACATTATTTGTTTAAGTAAAAAAATTAATAATTATAAGTCTTCTTATGGAAGATTACTTTTTTTAATTCACATTCTTTTTTCTTATTTATATATTTTGCTATTCGTTTTGCTCTTTCACTATCTGAAGTTGTGAAAAGTTCTACTACTATTCTTGCATCATCCATCCTACCAACCGCATTGACTTTTGGCATTACTATATTGCATATTTCTTTCAAAGTTAAAAAATCTATTTTCTTTATATTATTGATTTTTGTTATAGCTTTTATTCCATGATTATTAGTATTAACCATATAACTCATACCTTTTTTAAGCATATCTAAAGTTTCACCTGCTAATGATACATTACTAGATGCTATACCTATTGCTACTAAATCTAGATATTTTTCTACACACTTCATATGATAATTCTCTGCTATAGCACACGCTAGCTTGTATACTATTCCTACAGCATTAAAATTTTCAAATGAATATATACCATCTTTTCTATTAGGATTAATAACTATAGTATTTGGTATATTAATTTTAGGTTTATGATAATCAGTAATTATTACATCGATTCCTAAGTTTCTACATAATTCTACTTCTTCTACAGAATTAATTCCACACCCTACAGTTATTATTAAACTTGCTCCTAATAATGTTATATGATTTTCTATAACATTACAATTAAATATATCACTTTTTTCTAATGTATCAGGTATATAATATTCCACATCTGCATTTAAATATTTAAGTATTAACATAAGCAGTGAAACACTTGTTATTCCATCTAAATCATAGGAACCACAAATCACTATTTTTTCTCTTTCATTTACTGCTTTAGTAATCCTATTTAAAGCTTTTTTAACTTCTGTTGAAGAAAACGAATCATTTTTATCTATTAAGTTTAAATAATTGTTACAAGAATAGTCATTTTTCATATTATAATCCTCCAAAATTTATAGGAAGCAACTAATATTATAATTTATATTCTTAATTATTACAAATATTTTTTTGATAATAATCAAATATGTCATTAAATATATATTTTTACAATAAATAAAAAGAAGTTAATTCTAATTAGAATTAACTTCTTTTTATTTATTGTATATAATTTCCTTATTCTTCTTTATTCTTTCCAAACTTTCTTAACAATATCCAAATTGGACTTGATATAAATATTGAAGAATATGCTCCACATACTATACCTATTATTAGAGGGAAAGTAAAGTCTCTAACTGCTGGCACAAATACATATACTGCTACTATTGTAAATAATGTTGTAAGAACAGTATTTATAGATCTTGACATGGTTTGAGTAATACTTAAATTAACGATCTCAACCATATCTCTACCTCTTAATTTTCTCTTATTTTCTCTTATTCTATCAAAAATAACTATTGTATCATTTATAGAATATCCAACTATAGTAAGCATAGCTGCTATAAATGGAGTATTAACTGGTATTTGTGTTATTGCATATACTCCTAATGTAATTAGTATATCATGAACTAATCCTAAAATAGCTGCAATTCCGAACTTAATTTCAAATCTAAAACCTATATATATTAGCATAGCTATTGTTGCTATTATTAACGCTCCTAAAGATTTTTTCTTAAGTTCATTACCCACTGAAGGTCCAACTTTATTTTGAGAAATTAAAGCCTTATCTTTTAGTTTGTATTTAGTTTTTAACTCACCAAACATTTTATTTATAGAATCACTATCTAAATTATTACTCTTTATTTCTAACTGAGTCTTATTAGCTATGTAACTTGAAGCTGTTTTATCATACTTTTTTATTATGCTATCAGCTTGTTCTTTTATTTTTTGATTAAAGTTATTTCCCATTTCTATAGTAACTATAGTACCTCCCTTAAAGTCAATACCATAGTTCAACCCTTTAACTCCTAGAAAACTCATTCCTATTAATATTAATATTAAGGAAATAGTAAACCATAACTTTGTTTTTTCTATAACTTTAAGCATCTATTTCCCCTCCCTTTTAACACCAAATTGGGAAGCTTTGCTTAATAATCCCATGTTTATACCTAACCTAATTAATGTTCTTGTTACTGTAAGAGCTGTAAAAATACTTAATACTATACCTATCATAAGAGTTAATGCAAAGCCTTTAACTCCACCGGAACCTAGATAATATAATACAACACCCGCTATAATTGTTGTTATATTTGAATCTAAAATAGATGATAATGCTCTATTAAATCCAGCATTTACTGCAACATTTAAACTTTTTCCAAGTCTTAATTCTTCCTTTATTCTTTCAAATATAAGTACATTTGCATCTACCGCCATACCAACTGTAAGAAGGAATCCTGCAATTCCTGAAAGTGTAAGTGTAACTTTAAACATAACAAACGCTCCAAGAACTATTAAAACATAAAATATTAAAGCAATATCAGCCATAATACCAGGCCCTTTATAGTATAATAACATAAATATTAATATTAACCCTATACCAACTGCACCAGCCTTCATACTTAAAGGTAATGCATTGGCACCCAATGTTGCTCCTACTGTTTTAAATTCTACCGCTTCCAAACTTACAGGAAGAGCTCCTGATTGTATTATCTTTGCTTGACGATTTGCTTCTTCAATAGTTGCACTTCCAGTAATTGTAGCTTTACCACCAGTAATTACTGATTGAACATTAGGACTTGTTAATACTTCTCCATCCATATATATTGTTATTCTTTTGCCTAAAAATTTTTGAGTTGCTTCCGCAAATTTCTTAGCTCCATCTGGCTTAAGCTCAAGCGATATTGTAGGTCTTTGTGTTTCATCATAATAAGCAGTTGCTTTATTAACATCAGTACCTGTTAGTATAACTTTATTATCTGGACCTTTGAATTCTAATTTACCAGTCTTTCCTATACTCTCAAGTACCTTTTTAGAATCAAATTCTCCTGGGATTTCAATTCTGATCCTATTTTTACCTTCCCTTTGTACAGAAGTTTCTTTAACTCCTTCAGGGTTAACTCTCATAGAAAGTAATTCTATTGTTCTTTCTATAGTCTCATTCTTTACATCATTTCCTTTAATCTCTTCTAATACAGATATACCACCTTGTAAATCCAATCCTTTATTTATAGATTCACTAAATGATTTAACTCTGTACCCAAAAATATTTTTTATTCCAAAGAAACCGCTATATGCTATTATTCCTATTGCTAGTACTGCTAAAATAAATAGTGCGGTGCTTTTGGTTTTTTGGGATTTAGAATTTCTTCCATTTCTCATGTTTATCCCCCTTTAAAAGCATCTTTTTGCGCAGAATATATCTTATTATATTACTTTTAAATATTATAGTCAATAAT
This region includes:
- the dtd gene encoding D-aminoacyl-tRNA deacylase → MRAIVQRVKESSVSVDGKVIGKIGIGFNVLLGISKEDTIEDVKYIKKKIINLRVFEDENGKMNKSLKDVNGELLIVSQFTLYGDCRKGNRPNFMQALGGEEAKKLYLEFINMCKEEVDKVETGEFAAHMLVDIKNHGPVTLIIDSKKIF
- a CDS encoding RelA/SpoT family protein, with product MLEDLLQKIYENCNNINKDIIIKAYNYAENAHKEQKRISGEPYIIHPVEVACILAEMGLDENTIAASLLHDVIEDTDYTYEDVEKDFNIEVANLVEGVTKLGKIKFKTKEEQQSENVRKMLLAMTKDIRVILIKLADRLHNMRTLKYMSVEKQKEKAKETLDIYAPLAHRLGISKIKWELEDLSLRYLNPNEYYDLVRKVAEKRKEREEYIERIIHELSEKLEEAGIKSEIEGRPKHFYSIYRKMVIKNKTIDQIFDLTAVRILVEDVKDCYAVLGMVHTMYKPIPGRFKDYIAMPKPNMYQSLHSTVIGPQGKPFEIQIRTYEMHNTSEYGIAAHWKYKEGNLKNSDKDFEAKLAWLREVLEWQRETSNPEEFMEDFKIDMFSDEVFVFTPKGDVINLPSDSTPIDFAYRIHTDIGHRCIGGKVNGKIVPLDYHLKTGEIVEVLTSQSPKGPSISWINMTKSNQAKSKIKSWFKKEKRHDNIEKGKELVEKEAKRQGINFGKVAKGDNLDKLFKKYHFHSIDDLYVAVSIGGITSSAIINKLVGYLKNQEKNEQTENETLEDIREQLKTSQAIKKKSKSPGIKVKDIDNVMVRFAKCCNPVPGDPIVGYITKGRGVSVHRQDCKNVKTLIINEVNRIVDVCWENENYRKNEYITEIEVKAEDRTGLLAELMEAIIQTKIDLYAINAQPAKADMVIITIKFRVSDVNKLKEVMRKMRKLRGIIAVYRTKN
- a CDS encoding adenine phosphoribosyltransferase, translating into MDLREKIRVINDFPKKDISFKDVTTILNDKEALKYTVDTISEYLKDKNIDIVVGPEARGFLFGAPVAYAIGAGFVPVRKKGKLPYETISSEYDLEYGSDVLQMHKDAIKKGQRVAIVDDLLATGGTMGSVIEMIEKLGGEVVSVDFVIELTDLKGREKIGNYDIMSLVQYDI
- a CDS encoding DHH family phosphoesterase, which translates into the protein MKNDYSCNNYLNLIDKNDSFSSTEVKKALNRITKAVNEREKIVICGSYDLDGITSVSLLMLILKYLNADVEYYIPDTLEKSDIFNCNVIENHITLLGASLIITVGCGINSVEEVELCRNLGIDVIITDYHKPKINIPNTIVINPNRKDGIYSFENFNAVGIVYKLACAIAENYHMKCVEKYLDLVAIGIASSNVSLAGETLDMLKKGMSYMVNTNNHGIKAITKINNIKKIDFLTLKEICNIVMPKVNAVGRMDDARIVVELFTTSDSERAKRIAKYINKKKECELKKVIFHKKTYNY
- the secF gene encoding protein translocase subunit SecF codes for the protein MLKVIEKTKLWFTISLILILIGMSFLGVKGLNYGIDFKGGTIVTIEMGNNFNQKIKEQADSIIKKYDKTASSYIANKTQLEIKSNNLDSDSINKMFGELKTKYKLKDKALISQNKVGPSVGNELKKKSLGALIIATIAMLIYIGFRFEIKFGIAAILGLVHDILITLGVYAITQIPVNTPFIAAMLTIVGYSINDTIVIFDRIRENKRKLRGRDMVEIVNLSITQTMSRSINTVLTTLFTIVAVYVFVPAVRDFTFPLIIGIVCGAYSSIFISSPIWILLRKFGKNKEE
- the secD gene encoding protein translocase subunit SecD, whose amino-acid sequence is MRNGRNSKSQKTKSTALFILAVLAIGIIAYSGFFGIKNIFGYRVKSFSESINKGLDLQGGISVLEEIKGNDVKNETIERTIELLSMRVNPEGVKETSVQREGKNRIRIEIPGEFDSKKVLESIGKTGKLEFKGPDNKVILTGTDVNKATAYYDETQRPTISLELKPDGAKKFAEATQKFLGKRITIYMDGEVLTSPNVQSVITGGKATITGSATIEEANRQAKIIQSGALPVSLEAVEFKTVGATLGANALPLSMKAGAVGIGLILIFMLLYYKGPGIMADIALIFYVLIVLGAFVMFKVTLTLSGIAGFLLTVGMAVDANVLIFERIKEELRLGKSLNVAVNAGFNRALSSILDSNITTIIAGVVLYYLGSGGVKGFALTLMIGIVLSIFTALTVTRTLIRLGINMGLLSKASQFGVKREGK